The Neosynechococcus sphagnicola sy1 region CCAGTTTCACACCCTGCGCCAAAAACGATGGGGTGGCTGGCTATCTCAAGCGCAGTGAAAGTCCCTTTGATCACTTTGGGGCCGGCCATGCTTCCACCAGTATTTCCGCAGCCCTGGGCATGGCCTTGGCCAGAGA contains the following coding sequences:
- a CDS encoding 1-deoxy-D-xylulose-5-phosphate synthase N-terminal domain-containing protein, giving the protein MAGYLKRSESPFDHFGAGHASTSISAALGMALAR